One window from the genome of Schistocerca piceifrons isolate TAMUIC-IGC-003096 chromosome 1, iqSchPice1.1, whole genome shotgun sequence encodes:
- the LOC124781992 gene encoding hydroxymethylglutaryl-CoA synthase 1 — protein MSARPSNVGIVAIEQIFPSQYVDQSELEAFDGVSAGKYTIGLGQSKMGFCSDREDINSLCLTVVSKLMQRNNISYKEIGRLEVGTETIIDKSKSVKTVLMQLFEESGNFDVEGVDTTNACYGGTSALFNAVSWVESSAWDGRYALVVCGDIAVYAKGNARPTGGAGAVAMLVGANAPLIIETSARATFMKHAYDFYKPNLSSEYPVVDGKLSVKCYLSALDNCYQLYCSKAEKHLNGNKINLEYFDAMIFHSPYCKLVQKSLARLMLNDFIRSPQDILAKYPGLQKFQGLDLENTYFDRDIEKEFMTCSKSAFEEKTLPSLLLAREVGNMYTPSLYGCLVSLLISKSAEHLAGKRIGLFSYGSGLASSMYSVKVAEDISEGSPLRHIIANLGHISTQLKSRTCVSPSDFSSIMELREKNHHKAPYTPEGPIDTLFPGTWYLESIDELHRRVYKKAA, from the coding sequence ATGAGTGCCAGACCATCCAATGTTGGTATTGTTGCCATTGAACAAATTTTTCCATCCCAGTACGTTGACCAATCGGAGCTGGAAGCGTTCGATGGAGTTTCGGCAGGAAAATACACTATAGGCCTGGGACAATCAAAAATGGGTTTTTGCTCAGATCGTGAAGATATAAATTCACTGTGCCTCACAGTAGTGTCGAAACTGATGCAAAGAAACAATATTTCATATAAGGAGATTGGAAGGTTGGAGGTAGGCACAGAAACTATTATAGACAAATCGAAAAGTGTGAAGACAGTGCTGATGCAGCTTTTCGAGGAAAGTGGTAATTTTGATGTCGAGGGTGTGGACACTACAAATGCATGTTATGGTGGCACGTCTGCATTGTTCAACGCAGTTTCATGGGTCGAATCCAGTGCTTGGGATGGTCGTTATGCCCTTGTCGTATGTGGTGATATTGCTGTGTACGCGAAAGGTAATGCTCGGCCCACAGGTGGGGCGGGAGCCGTTGCTATGCTGGTTGGTGCTAATGCTCCTCTTATCATAGAAACAAGTGCTCGGGCAACATTTATGAAACATGCTTATGATTTTTAcaagcccaatctctcttctgaataTCCGGTAGTTGATGGTAAATTGTCAGTTAAGTGCTATTTAAGTGCACTGGACAACTGCTATCAGCTGTACTGCAGCaaagcagaaaaacatcttaaTGGTAACAAGATTAACTTGGAATACTTCGATGCAATGATCTTCCATTCCCCTTATTGTAAATTAGTTCAAAAATCACTGGCACGTTTAATGTTGAATGATTTTATACGTTCTCCTCAAGATATTCTTGCAAAGTATCCAGGGCTTCAGAAATTTCAAGGCTTAGATCTTGAAAACACGTATTTTGACAGAGACATAGAAAAGGAATTCATGACTTGCAGCAAAAGTGCCTTTGAAGAAAAGACTCTTCCCTCTCTACTGTTAGCGAGGGAAGTGGGCAATATGTACACCCCATCTTTATATGGATGTCTGGTATCATTACTTATAAGTAAAAGTGCTGAACATCTTGCAGGAAAAAGAATTGGTCTTTTTTCTTATGGCTCCGGGTTGGCTTCCTCCATGTATTCTGTGAAGGTGGCAGAAGATATTTCAGAAGGATCACCTTTGAGACACATTATTGCTAATCTTGGTCACATCAGCACTCAACTGAAAAGCAGAACATGTGTGTCTCCAAGCGATTTTTCTTCTATAATGGAACTTCGTGAAAAAAATCATCATAAGGCACCATACACTCCTGAAGGTCCCATAGATACGCTTTTTCCAGGAACCTGGTATTTGGAGTCAATAGATGAACTGCATCGTCGAGTGTACAAAAAGGCTGCCTAA